One window from the genome of Nitrospira sp. SG-bin1 encodes:
- a CDS encoding beta-ketoacyl-[acyl-carrier-protein] synthase II, protein MTPLVLSAYTLVTANGRGIGPILQALCERRSALRPCDFEDVALKSYIGRIAGLEDFSLDHGLERFDCRNNRLAWLGLQQDGFMVAVAEAKQRYGAHRIAVVMGTSTSGILETEHAYRARDPDTTTLPDSYNARYRYTHNMFSLGRFVRSCLGLEGPAMVISTACSSSAKVFATASRLIQAGLCDAAIVGGVDSLCLTTLYGFSALQLLSSGPCRPCDEDRDGLSLGEAAGYVLLESSERVGGHGAVALLGYGESSDGYHMSHPHPDGAGAVRAIRDSLQRAGIRPEQVEYINLHGTATVANDRVEDKAVYSVFGARPACSSTKGWTGHTLGAAGITEAVISALCLRHGLIPGTLNCRRVDPVLKSRILKENQSGPLSCVVSNIFGFGGNNCSLVLGKL, encoded by the coding sequence ATGACTCCATTGGTTCTATCCGCCTACACACTGGTGACAGCGAACGGCCGGGGGATCGGCCCGATTCTTCAGGCGCTTTGTGAGCGGCGATCCGCGTTACGGCCATGCGATTTCGAAGACGTGGCGCTGAAGAGCTATATCGGGCGGATAGCCGGCCTTGAAGATTTTTCACTGGATCATGGGCTCGAGCGCTTCGACTGCCGGAACAATCGACTTGCGTGGCTGGGCCTTCAGCAGGACGGCTTCATGGTGGCCGTGGCCGAAGCGAAGCAGCGGTACGGGGCACATCGCATCGCGGTCGTAATGGGCACCAGTACCTCGGGTATACTAGAAACCGAGCACGCGTACCGTGCGCGGGATCCCGACACGACTACCCTGCCGGACAGCTACAACGCGCGATATCGCTACACCCACAATATGTTCTCACTCGGTCGTTTCGTCCGGTCCTGTCTCGGGCTGGAAGGACCTGCCATGGTGATCTCCACGGCTTGTTCGTCCAGCGCAAAAGTCTTCGCGACTGCTTCCCGGTTGATACAGGCAGGCTTGTGCGACGCCGCGATTGTGGGCGGGGTGGATAGCCTCTGCCTGACGACGCTGTACGGGTTTTCCGCGCTCCAACTTCTTTCGTCCGGTCCTTGTCGGCCTTGCGATGAGGACCGAGACGGTCTGTCGCTGGGGGAGGCCGCCGGATATGTGTTGCTGGAATCCAGTGAACGTGTCGGCGGGCACGGCGCTGTCGCCCTTCTCGGCTACGGTGAAAGTTCGGATGGGTATCACATGTCGCACCCGCATCCGGATGGAGCCGGAGCCGTTCGCGCGATTCGAGATTCCCTGCAACGGGCGGGTATTCGGCCGGAACAAGTCGAGTACATTAACTTGCACGGCACCGCCACGGTCGCGAACGACAGGGTTGAGGACAAGGCTGTGTATAGTGTCTTCGGCGCACGTCCTGCCTGTAGCTCGACCAAAGGATGGACCGGCCATACCTTGGGAGCAGCCGGGATCACCGAGGCCGTCATTTCCGCCCTGTGTCTCCGTCACGGGCTGATCCCGGGGACGCTCAATTGCAGGCGCGTGGATCCCGTATTGAAGAGCCGCATTTTGAAGGAGAATCAGAGTGGGCCCCTCTCGTGCGTGGTCAGCAATATTTTCGGATTCGGCGGAAACAATTGCAGCCTGGTACTGGGGAAGCTGTGA
- a CDS encoding orotate phosphoribosyltransferase, with protein MSKKVLLLAVAVLFGAQAGLAMAANPDTGPGCGLGKVLWQDYKGQKEIAPQVLQATTNGSFGTGTFGISTGTLGCTNDGKFMSEHKTTMFASLNFEALTAEMAQGQGEHLASLATLMGVPTERHAAFFAMTQERYTSLVQAGEASPVALVKSLNDAIAGRPALAQVSVR; from the coding sequence ATGTCGAAGAAAGTGCTCTTATTGGCGGTCGCCGTATTGTTCGGCGCCCAGGCAGGCCTGGCGATGGCGGCAAATCCAGACACCGGTCCGGGCTGCGGGTTAGGGAAAGTGCTCTGGCAAGATTACAAGGGCCAGAAGGAAATTGCCCCTCAAGTGCTGCAGGCAACCACGAATGGCTCATTCGGAACCGGAACATTTGGAATCAGCACCGGAACTCTCGGCTGCACCAATGACGGCAAGTTCATGAGCGAACACAAGACGACCATGTTCGCGTCGCTGAACTTTGAGGCGCTCACCGCGGAGATGGCCCAAGGACAGGGCGAACACTTGGCCTCGCTTGCGACGCTGATGGGTGTCCCGACGGAGCGCCATGCAGCGTTCTTTGCCATGACCCAGGAGCGGTATACGTCCCTGGTTCAAGCTGGGGAAGCTTCTCCGGTCGCATTGGTGAAGTCCCTCAATGATGCGATCGCTGGCCGTCCGGCACTCGCGCAGGTATCGGTACGTTAA
- a CDS encoding multidrug transporter MatE produces the protein MILDFHVLVFMLSTVIVLLTPGPTNTLLAAAGLGQGLWKALPLIAFELVGYLIAISGWGIFLTSIEQYYPWLSNVVRVACSCYLLFVAVKIWISTGKLPISEEGSIGPATVFMTTMLNPKGLLFASTIFPPHAFDNVQIYLAATVLFMCVVVPIGVAWVALGAVVGNGRMMAMDPFKLQRTVALVIGIFSMTIVWTTVH, from the coding sequence ATGATCCTTGATTTCCACGTCCTAGTTTTCATGCTCAGCACCGTCATCGTGCTCCTCACTCCTGGGCCGACGAACACCTTGCTTGCAGCTGCCGGTCTAGGACAGGGTTTGTGGAAGGCGCTACCGCTGATAGCCTTCGAGCTGGTGGGCTACCTCATTGCGATATCGGGATGGGGAATTTTTCTCACTTCGATAGAACAATACTATCCATGGTTGAGCAATGTGGTACGCGTAGCCTGTAGCTGCTATCTTCTGTTTGTCGCCGTTAAGATATGGATTTCTACGGGGAAGCTTCCGATATCGGAAGAAGGCTCGATCGGACCAGCTACCGTGTTCATGACAACTATGTTAAATCCGAAGGGGTTGTTATTCGCTTCCACAATTTTCCCACCGCATGCGTTCGACAACGTGCAAATCTATTTGGCTGCAACGGTGTTGTTTATGTGTGTGGTCGTTCCGATCGGTGTTGCATGGGTGGCGCTGGGGGCAGTAGTTGGCAATGGACGTATGATGGCTATGGATCCATTCAAGCTGCAACGGACGGTTGCTTTAGTAATCGGCATATTTTCAATGACGATAGTGTGGACGACTGTTCATTAA
- a CDS encoding peptidase has product MSLLDQFFIYHPEPWQDRDWARLSGLPLEDVWFQSSDGVRLFGWYVETTADRPVLLWCHGNAGNIINRLDNLRFLYQMGLSIFLFDYRGYGKSQGVRPSEKGLYEDAYGAYDYLTKGRKIRAERIVLFGRSLGASVAGELATQRPATGLILESSFSSIEAVARLHYGGFLAHWFLGAEFRLVDRLPNLSLPKLIIHGDRDDIIPIKLGRHIFDVAKPPKEWYVIQGADHNNTYLVGGRAYFLRLAEFIKKVV; this is encoded by the coding sequence ATGAGTCTTCTCGACCAATTCTTCATCTACCATCCTGAACCGTGGCAAGACCGAGATTGGGCTAGGCTCAGTGGATTGCCGCTTGAAGATGTGTGGTTTCAGAGTTCTGATGGCGTCCGGTTGTTTGGGTGGTATGTCGAAACAACCGCCGACCGGCCGGTTCTACTGTGGTGTCATGGCAATGCTGGCAATATCATCAATCGGCTTGATAATCTCAGGTTTCTTTACCAGATGGGTCTTTCCATCTTCCTGTTCGACTATCGAGGGTATGGGAAAAGTCAAGGCGTCCGTCCCAGTGAGAAAGGATTGTATGAAGATGCGTATGGAGCCTATGATTACTTGACGAAGGGCAGAAAGATTCGCGCTGAGCGAATCGTCTTGTTTGGACGATCGCTCGGCGCCTCAGTGGCTGGCGAGTTGGCGACCCAACGACCCGCCACCGGGTTGATTCTTGAGTCGTCATTTTCATCAATCGAAGCCGTTGCCAGGTTGCATTACGGTGGGTTCCTGGCGCATTGGTTCCTGGGAGCAGAATTTCGATTAGTTGATCGTCTTCCGAATTTGTCACTGCCCAAACTAATTATTCACGGGGACAGGGACGATATCATACCCATCAAACTGGGACGCCACATTTTTGATGTGGCCAAACCGCCAAAGGAATGGTATGTGATCCAAGGTGCCGACCATAACAACACGTATCTGGTGGGCGGGCGAGCCTATTTTCTACGACTGGCAGAATTCATCAAGAAGGTGGTCTAG
- a CDS encoding proteasome accessory factor PafA2, with the protein MPEHTSTTRMRVLGTETEFGIAAKDSSAVDPVSGSFAVIGHYPGLPAPGALWDYENENPLLDARGFEVDGERERPNPDYNRQLNKVLANGGRLYVDGAHPEYSTPECSSARELVAFERVGERILATCLQDMARARGSEQYVLYKNNSDGKGNSYGYHENYLVSRSVPFDRIARVLTPFLVTRPIFAGAGKVGSENQTSPVEYQISQRADFFECLMDLNTMVKRPIINTRDEPHADAARFRRLHVITGDANMAELSTYLKVGTLDIVLDLLESGADLPQLELDEPVRAIKQVSRDLDVKETMKLAGGRPTTALAVQRAYLSAAKAFYVSQDHGPTTRDVLLRWEEVLNQLDRDPRLLVNALDWVAKRHMIESYMERKGCGWDDPRMKLMDLQYHDVRPDKGLFYTLERNHLIERIVEEDDIRQAEFNPPTGTRAYFRGRCASKFAKALYGASWTSVLFEVGNTTIKKVPLMDPHRGTLALTKELLDTTDSVDALIEKLKV; encoded by the coding sequence ATGCCAGAGCATACATCCACTACTCGCATGCGCGTACTTGGCACGGAAACCGAGTTCGGCATCGCGGCAAAAGACTCATCCGCGGTGGACCCCGTGTCGGGTTCCTTCGCCGTGATCGGACATTATCCAGGGTTGCCGGCTCCCGGGGCTCTTTGGGATTACGAGAACGAAAATCCGCTCTTGGATGCCCGAGGATTTGAAGTGGACGGTGAGCGGGAACGTCCCAATCCGGACTATAATCGGCAGCTGAACAAGGTCCTGGCAAACGGCGGACGCTTGTATGTCGATGGAGCACATCCGGAATATTCAACGCCGGAGTGCTCGAGCGCCAGAGAGCTCGTCGCATTTGAGCGAGTCGGAGAGCGCATCCTTGCAACCTGCCTTCAGGACATGGCTCGGGCCAGAGGAAGCGAACAGTACGTGCTGTACAAGAACAATTCCGACGGCAAGGGCAACAGCTATGGATACCACGAGAATTATCTGGTCTCGAGATCCGTACCGTTCGACCGGATCGCTCGGGTGTTGACGCCGTTCCTGGTCACACGACCGATCTTCGCCGGAGCCGGAAAGGTCGGATCGGAAAATCAGACCAGTCCGGTGGAATACCAGATCTCACAGCGCGCCGACTTTTTCGAGTGCCTTATGGACCTCAATACGATGGTCAAACGGCCGATCATCAACACGCGCGACGAGCCGCATGCCGATGCGGCAAGGTTTCGGAGACTCCATGTCATCACAGGTGATGCCAATATGGCGGAACTTTCCACCTATCTGAAGGTGGGTACGTTAGATATCGTCTTGGACTTGCTTGAGTCCGGAGCCGATCTGCCTCAACTCGAGCTGGACGAGCCGGTTCGTGCCATCAAACAGGTGTCTCGCGATCTGGATGTGAAGGAGACCATGAAATTGGCCGGTGGAAGACCGACCACGGCGCTTGCCGTCCAGCGGGCGTATTTGAGCGCGGCCAAGGCTTTTTATGTTTCGCAAGATCATGGTCCCACGACCCGTGATGTGCTGCTCCGCTGGGAGGAAGTGTTGAATCAGCTCGATCGTGATCCGCGGCTGTTGGTGAACGCATTGGATTGGGTTGCCAAGCGGCACATGATCGAATCGTATATGGAGCGGAAAGGTTGCGGATGGGATGATCCCCGAATGAAACTGATGGATCTGCAATACCATGATGTTCGTCCGGACAAGGGATTGTTCTATACGTTGGAGCGTAACCATCTTATTGAACGGATCGTCGAAGAAGATGACATTCGGCAAGCGGAGTTCAATCCGCCGACCGGTACCAGGGCCTATTTCCGTGGTCGCTGCGCCAGTAAATTCGCGAAGGCCTTGTACGGAGCCAGCTGGACGTCGGTGTTGTTCGAGGTCGGCAATACGACGATCAAGAAAGTGCCGCTGATGGATCCCCATCGCGGGACGCTGGCGTTGACCAAGGAGTTGCTCGATACCACCGATTCAGTCGATGCACTGATTGAGAAACTCAAAGTTTGA
- a CDS encoding proteasome subunit alpha, with the protein MPMPYYVSPEQMMQDKAEYAKKGIAKGRSIIAMEYVDGILLTADNPSVSLHKVSEIYDNIAFAGAGKYSEFENLRKAGIRHADLRGFMYSREDVTGRSLANGYSQSLGTVFSQEMKPLEVEILVVQTGSNNHPNEIYRISFDGSIIDEKNYAVIGGRSEAVQAVLKEKSPGQAPSLDVALKLCVTALEQTANQKLQPEGLEVAVLDRTRTGRKFRRLSIADVRRILSP; encoded by the coding sequence ATGCCGATGCCTTATTACGTGTCCCCGGAACAGATGATGCAGGATAAGGCCGAGTATGCCAAGAAGGGAATTGCAAAAGGTCGCTCGATCATCGCGATGGAGTATGTTGATGGCATTCTACTGACGGCAGACAACCCGAGCGTCTCGCTACACAAAGTATCTGAAATTTACGACAACATCGCGTTTGCCGGAGCCGGCAAATACAGCGAGTTTGAGAATCTTCGAAAGGCGGGCATCCGCCATGCCGATCTCAGGGGATTCATGTACAGCCGGGAGGATGTGACGGGCCGTTCGCTTGCGAACGGATATTCACAAAGCCTCGGGACCGTGTTCAGCCAGGAAATGAAGCCGCTCGAAGTGGAAATTCTGGTGGTGCAGACCGGTAGCAACAATCATCCAAACGAAATCTATCGAATTTCATTCGATGGCAGCATCATCGACGAAAAGAACTATGCGGTGATCGGAGGACGATCCGAGGCGGTGCAAGCCGTGCTGAAGGAAAAAAGTCCCGGCCAGGCGCCGTCCTTGGACGTCGCGTTGAAACTGTGTGTCACGGCATTGGAACAGACGGCCAACCAAAAGTTGCAGCCGGAAGGGTTGGAAGTCGCGGTCTTGGACCGAACCCGTACCGGCCGAAAGTTCCGTCGGTTGTCGATCGCCGACGTTCGACGCATCCTCTCTCCTTGA
- a CDS encoding proteasome subunit beta: MKLPYLPNHDDSSFFDFVSQHHPELAFRSHGIAGAADQMRTAGSIAVPSATTVLALKYQDGVVIAGDRRATEGFQIADRRIEKVFKIDDWSAMAIAGAAGPCIEMAKLFQTELEHYEKLEGMPLSCEGKANKLGQMVKANLPMVFQGLVVMPLYVGYDLKRGEGRIFKYDITGGRYEESDYHAIGSGGKDARNTMREHFRRNLSESEALKLALLSLYNAADDDVGTGGPDLIRGIYPTAKFVTDQGITDVANDKLRAVYDEMMTARRSRET, encoded by the coding sequence ATGAAGTTGCCCTATCTGCCCAACCACGACGACTCCAGCTTTTTCGACTTCGTCTCACAACATCATCCGGAATTGGCGTTTCGAAGCCATGGAATAGCGGGAGCAGCCGATCAGATGCGCACCGCTGGATCCATAGCCGTCCCTTCTGCCACGACTGTGCTGGCGCTCAAGTATCAGGATGGGGTGGTGATCGCCGGGGACCGTCGCGCAACGGAAGGATTTCAGATCGCAGATCGCCGAATCGAAAAAGTCTTCAAGATCGATGACTGGTCCGCCATGGCCATTGCCGGAGCGGCCGGCCCCTGCATCGAGATGGCCAAATTATTTCAGACTGAATTGGAGCATTACGAAAAACTGGAAGGCATGCCCTTGTCCTGTGAAGGGAAGGCCAATAAGCTGGGCCAGATGGTCAAGGCCAATCTTCCGATGGTGTTTCAGGGGCTGGTCGTCATGCCGTTGTACGTGGGGTATGACCTGAAACGCGGAGAAGGCCGCATCTTCAAGTACGATATCACGGGCGGGCGTTACGAAGAGTCCGATTATCACGCGATCGGTTCCGGAGGCAAGGACGCTCGCAATACGATGAGGGAACATTTCCGGAGGAATCTTTCCGAGTCTGAGGCGCTCAAGCTGGCGTTGTTGTCGCTTTACAACGCCGCCGACGATGATGTGGGTACGGGTGGACCGGATCTCATCCGAGGGATCTATCCGACCGCCAAGTTTGTGACCGACCAAGGCATCACCGATGTCGCCAATGACAAGCTGCGAGCCGTGTATGACGAGATGATGACTGCGCGTCGTTCGAGGGAGACGTAA
- a CDS encoding peptidase M23, whose protein sequence is MKPASFVVCQTHLVTVRCLLGLAILLAGSLPVELLAGTLPTAGGVDGHYSGKQGQIVVAKVPMDGPATIVRGTFLGRSVRFFPDPRLDEPKGFIGLVGIDLQDEPGTHELLVELKTDEQKRTFRYGVAVLKEKFHVEHLTLPRDKVDLDEKSLARWKTEQEQVKEALARDSESILWQPGFVEPVSGKRTGIFGSVRVMNGQARNPHNGEDIGAPLGTPVVATNDGIVRLTVDHIFSGKGVFLDHGLGFYSMYFHLSEVLVKDGDQVKAGQIVGKVGATGRATGPHLHWGVKLNGARVNPYALLDLPFRGMGQAAPAPVVLPASGAGSPAP, encoded by the coding sequence ATGAAGCCAGCATCATTCGTGGTCTGCCAGACCCATCTAGTAACTGTACGGTGTCTACTCGGTCTCGCCATTCTGCTTGCCGGATCTCTTCCGGTTGAGCTCTTGGCGGGCACTTTGCCGACTGCCGGAGGGGTGGACGGCCACTATAGTGGCAAACAAGGGCAAATTGTCGTGGCCAAAGTGCCGATGGATGGTCCGGCTACGATCGTGCGGGGAACGTTTCTTGGACGTTCCGTTCGTTTCTTCCCCGATCCACGACTCGATGAACCGAAAGGATTTATCGGATTAGTCGGGATTGACCTGCAGGATGAGCCGGGGACTCATGAGCTGCTCGTCGAACTGAAAACGGATGAGCAGAAGCGCACGTTCCGCTACGGCGTGGCAGTTCTCAAGGAGAAATTTCACGTCGAGCATCTTACGCTACCAAGAGACAAGGTCGATCTCGATGAAAAAAGCTTGGCGCGATGGAAGACTGAGCAGGAGCAGGTGAAAGAGGCGTTAGCCAGAGACTCCGAGAGTATACTATGGCAACCGGGTTTCGTGGAGCCGGTAAGTGGCAAGCGAACCGGGATTTTCGGCAGTGTCAGAGTCATGAACGGCCAGGCGAGGAATCCGCACAACGGGGAGGATATCGGTGCACCGCTGGGCACTCCCGTCGTTGCCACGAACGACGGCATCGTGCGGCTCACCGTCGATCATATCTTCTCCGGAAAAGGTGTGTTTCTGGACCACGGATTGGGTTTCTATTCGATGTATTTCCATCTATCCGAAGTCCTGGTCAAGGATGGCGATCAGGTAAAAGCCGGGCAGATCGTCGGAAAAGTGGGAGCTACTGGTCGGGCCACTGGCCCGCATCTTCATTGGGGTGTGAAGCTCAACGGCGCGCGTGTGAATCCCTACGCTCTGCTGGACCTGCCGTTTAGGGGGATGGGACAAGCAGCCCCCGCGCCTGTCGTCCTACCCGCTTCCGGTGCCGGTTCACCGGCTCCCTAA
- the fabG gene encoding 3-oxoacyl-[acyl-carrier-protein] reductase (Catalyzes the first of the two reduction steps in the elongation cycle of fatty acid synthesis), with amino-acid sequence MTKKQALVTGGSGVIGSAIAHRLAKDGYAVIVHAYRHAASAEQVVEEIRSANGTGVSVAFDITDREATRRALNALLQDGSIQVVVNNAGIHDDAPMAGMSDEQWRRVVDLSLNGFFNVTQPLLLPMIRTRWGRIVSISSLAGVIGNRGQTNYAAAKAGLQGASKSLAVELASRGITVNVVAPGLIESPAIRNAFSPEQIESMVPMKRVGTAEEVAHLVSFLVSERAGYITGQVIGINGGMA; translated from the coding sequence ATGACGAAGAAGCAGGCCCTGGTCACAGGGGGGAGTGGAGTGATCGGTTCAGCCATCGCTCACCGCTTGGCTAAGGACGGGTATGCCGTCATCGTACATGCGTATAGACATGCGGCATCGGCCGAGCAGGTCGTTGAAGAGATCAGGTCTGCGAATGGAACTGGGGTGAGCGTTGCGTTTGATATTACCGATCGGGAGGCGACCAGGCGCGCGCTCAACGCGCTTCTACAGGATGGATCGATTCAAGTCGTCGTGAACAATGCCGGCATTCATGATGATGCGCCCATGGCCGGCATGAGCGATGAACAATGGAGGCGGGTCGTCGACCTATCTCTCAATGGATTCTTCAACGTGACGCAACCCCTCTTGCTTCCTATGATCCGTACGCGCTGGGGGCGTATCGTGTCTATTTCTTCATTGGCCGGTGTCATCGGCAATCGTGGCCAAACAAACTATGCCGCGGCCAAGGCGGGGTTGCAGGGAGCGAGTAAGTCACTGGCCGTCGAGTTGGCTTCCCGAGGCATCACCGTCAATGTCGTCGCTCCTGGGTTGATCGAATCTCCCGCCATCAGAAACGCATTCTCGCCGGAACAGATTGAATCGATGGTGCCCATGAAACGAGTTGGCACAGCGGAAGAAGTCGCACATCTCGTGTCATTTTTGGTTTCAGAGCGGGCCGGGTATATTACCGGCCAGGTGATTGGGATAAACGGAGGGATGGCATGA
- a CDS encoding acyl carrier protein (Involved in the biosynthetic pathways of fatty acids, phospholipids, lipopolysaccharides, and oligosaccharides): MNSAILWEQDIAKLIVQTLKLKIDPASINPEAALFGEGLGLDSIDALELSLAISQTYGYQLKSSDPEIRTTFSSLRALASAIEKNRTK, encoded by the coding sequence ATGAATTCGGCCATATTATGGGAGCAGGATATCGCAAAGCTGATCGTCCAGACGCTTAAGCTAAAGATCGATCCGGCTTCGATAAATCCTGAAGCCGCACTGTTTGGCGAGGGCCTCGGACTGGACTCCATCGATGCTTTAGAGCTCTCGTTGGCCATTTCTCAAACATATGGCTATCAGCTCAAGTCGAGTGATCCTGAGATCAGAACGACCTTTTCTTCCCTGCGAGCGTTAGCTAGTGCGATCGAGAAGAACCGCACGAAGTGA
- a CDS encoding Pup--protein ligase, translating into MKQRIFGLENEYGLIFSPNGRIYLPMEKVLGYIFEGLIPNSWPSNAFLVNGARFYQDTGCHPEYSTPECDNILDLVVHDKAGERLLEACLPAAEERLREEGLSGEIYIFKNNTDSLGNTYGCHENFLMRRDVDFWKVTEQLIPFFVTRQVFSGAGKVLKVSGKPQYFISQRAQHIHEKTSSSTTSSRSIINTRDEPHSDAERYRRLHIIVGDSNMSEYATYLKVGTAALVLSMIEEGYTVHGLELEDPVKAIREVSRDPTLKKKVKLDDGRQMTAIEIQLAYLKRAREYLNQQSHEPILDDVCNKWERMLQQLEEDPMQLVHQVDWVTKKHLIQSYVDKKNCGWDDPRVFLLDLQFHDVKRTRGLYYLMESRGLIERIVEEEAVQRAMSTPPQTTRAKVRGDFIRFARAKNRSYTVDWTYLKLNGYWEETILCMDPFSAVNRRVEELISQVSGGRFYR; encoded by the coding sequence ATGAAACAACGGATCTTCGGCCTGGAGAACGAATACGGCCTCATCTTTTCTCCCAACGGCCGTATTTATCTCCCCATGGAAAAAGTCCTCGGGTACATCTTTGAAGGACTGATTCCGAACAGCTGGCCCTCGAACGCCTTCCTGGTCAACGGGGCGCGGTTCTATCAGGACACCGGTTGCCATCCCGAATATTCGACTCCGGAGTGCGACAACATTCTTGACCTTGTGGTCCATGATAAGGCGGGAGAGCGGTTATTGGAGGCCTGTTTGCCTGCAGCGGAGGAGCGGCTTCGAGAGGAAGGGTTGTCCGGGGAAATCTATATTTTCAAGAACAACACGGATTCTTTGGGAAATACCTACGGATGTCACGAAAACTTCCTCATGCGGCGCGACGTCGATTTCTGGAAAGTCACCGAACAATTGATTCCGTTTTTCGTGACCCGGCAAGTGTTCAGCGGGGCCGGTAAGGTATTAAAAGTATCCGGGAAGCCGCAGTATTTCATCTCACAGCGTGCACAGCATATTCACGAGAAGACCTCATCCTCGACGACATCGTCTCGAAGCATCATCAATACCCGCGACGAACCCCATTCGGATGCCGAGCGTTATCGGCGTCTCCATATCATCGTCGGCGATTCCAACATGTCGGAGTATGCCACCTACCTCAAAGTGGGAACCGCCGCGCTCGTGTTGTCGATGATCGAAGAGGGGTACACGGTTCATGGATTGGAACTTGAAGACCCTGTGAAGGCGATCCGAGAGGTCTCGCGGGATCCCACACTGAAGAAAAAGGTGAAGCTCGATGACGGCCGGCAGATGACCGCCATTGAAATCCAGCTCGCCTATCTCAAGCGGGCGAGAGAGTACCTCAATCAACAATCGCACGAACCCATCTTGGATGATGTGTGCAACAAGTGGGAACGGATGCTCCAGCAGCTGGAGGAAGATCCGATGCAGCTCGTCCACCAGGTGGACTGGGTGACGAAGAAGCATCTGATCCAATCCTATGTGGACAAGAAAAATTGCGGGTGGGACGATCCGAGGGTGTTTCTCCTGGATTTGCAGTTCCATGACGTGAAACGCACACGCGGGTTGTATTACCTGATGGAGTCTCGAGGGCTCATCGAGCGAATCGTCGAAGAGGAGGCCGTCCAGCGAGCCATGTCCACCCCTCCTCAAACGACCAGGGCGAAGGTCCGTGGGGATTTCATTCGGTTCGCCCGTGCCAAGAATCGTTCCTATACGGTGGATTGGACGTATCTGAAGCTGAATGGCTATTGGGAGGAGACGATTCTCTGTATGGATCCCTTCAGCGCGGTGAATCGACGGGTCGAGGAACTGATTTCTCAAGTGTCGGGAGGTCGGTTTTACCGATGA